The Branchiostoma lanceolatum isolate klBraLanc5 chromosome 3, klBraLanc5.hap2, whole genome shotgun sequence DNA segment ACAGCAAGGGACAGAACAGTGGCAGCTCTGACAGCAAGGGACAGAACAGTGGCAGCTCTGACAGCAAGGGACAGCGCAGTACTGGGATTGACAGCAATGGACAGCATCGCACTGCGCATTGCAGCTCCTTTGAGTCCTCGACAAGCCCGACTGAGACCGTAGTTGATCTTACCGACACCGCAGCTAGTCCGCTGGACACTTCTACAGAAGTAATGGCGGGTGCTTCTGTCCCGGACAACGGCAACAAGAAAGAAAACGCCGAAAGCCACTCCAGCAGGGATGAGAAGGCACCCTCCAGAAGTCGTCATGAAACCTCAGCTAGGGCTACGGAAGTAAGCATGGAAGAACATGAGATGACAGGGCCTTCTGACATTTTCGAGGAGGGGCCTTCAGCCAGCCACACTGACGCGCCAGTCACGGCGGAAATCTCGAGGACAGGGCAGTCCACGGGAAAGTCAGGAGCCGGACCGTCGATGGCGTCTCCGCCCACCGTCACGAGCACGTCGACGCCCTGCTTCGTCCGATCTGGACAGCAGGAGGGTCCATCTCGGCCGTGGGGGGTGAGCTGGAAGACATTCCGCATCTACCTTCAGGTGCTGATCAGCTACGCGTTGGACTCCAGCTTTCTGGACGACATAGAAGAGGAAAGTGGTGAGTAGAGGCCAGGCTGTTAGCTAGCAGGAcgtcagggtgtcttctggacACCCTACACAAAGAAAACTAAGAATTTAGACAGCCTcattttgcaggggacacccagaggacaccctgtatCCCTGGTGATTGCAAAGTGCGCATGTGttccacacacagacactgttTATTCATCATACCAGAATCTGAGACAGCACAAAAAGTGATTAACATGCAAAACTACccggtaattgttaatccatagagctcATTGGGGAAGTCTGGATCGTATGAAGAATTTGTCGTTTTAGTTGAGAAACGTTACCTGAAAATGCGAAAATTTTGTCGTGTTGTTGTCATCAGATATGTATTTCCTGGATGCCATCGAGACAGTGGATACAAAGGTCAAGGAGGCCAAAGACAGGGTCATGCAgaatgtgacctttgacccagaGTACAAGGTGAGTGGCAAGGTTATGTGTACAAGTTTCTAACATTTTCTATGTCTAAAATGATAGTTTTCACTTACTACAAATTCACACTATGTGAACACAGCGAATTTgtgaaaaattaattttgtTCAAATTGTTCTATTTATGTACAATTACTCATAATGTAGGTTTATTTCTGATGGTTGTTCAACATGTTGATAGATGTGCAACAATATGTTTCTTGATACATATTAAGAGGACTTTGTTGTTCATTGCTGTAGGCAGTGGTGGAGAAGTATCCTTACCTTCAAGTAGTGTCCAACTCCAACCTGGGTAACCAGACATGTCAGGTGGGCacaagtgtgtgtttgtgtggtgtatgcatgtgtgtgtgtgtttgggtgtgtgtgtgaacgtatgtatgtgcgtatgtgtgcatgtgtgtgtgtgtacatgcttgtgtgtgtttgtgtacatgtatgtgtctgtgtgtgtgagagtgagtgtgtatttatgtgtgtgtctatgcacatgcgtgtgtgtttgcctgtgtacGTGTAcaagtgtgcatgtgtgtgagagtgagtgtgtgtgtgtgtgagtgtgtgtgtctttgcaGTTTTGGGTTTCAAATTTAATTAATGATTCCAAATATGTTTCTAAACCAGTGTTACTCCCTGCAGGCTTGTTTAACAACACGGCAAGCGACTCAGACCCTGAAGCTGCACGGCCGTCCTTACAGCAGGTCTACTCTCATGATGGAGAGGCTTTCTGAGAAGGGCACCAAGGTACtgtagatctgtatctgtatagcctgtacatgtatagccatCCTTggtcgtaacacaccagcttctgtatctgtatagcctgtacatgtataaacatccTTGGGCGTAACACAtcaacttctgtatctgtatagcctgtacatgtatacgaggggtgatcaataagtcctcggcctcacccagaaataaggtccaCAACTCACattttggggcataattatgtagtatgacatattttagcaatatccaccaaacttcaaatcattCTGATCATTACTTTACAGACGACACTCAGTAACATCAGAGatagaaggataaaaacatggataATTGAGCTGTGACTTAAGGTGTGCGGGtcgacttgctctgctgaaagtcagatacctgCTTCTTTTTATTTGgaataagaagggaatctttatcaaacattttgacaatgtcttcgaagattttatgccgattcatggcatgaagaacttgacccacacagctctgaccacagtgtactcttgtttttctcgtcactgacctaatagttttcaaatgaacgtcgactaaaaagtattggccacaataatttgaaattttgtggatattgctaaaagatgttaAACTACATAATCATGC contains these protein-coding regions:
- the LOC136429722 gene encoding proline-rich protein 12-like, with product MWKRASYEWFYIKKADTEKPAPNIYWGQRDSLSQLYVPHKWNEKKWYYIKTNTYGMTTIREGDPDLLKVKVLVLWKEKVGTTNLQVVKWMPGDSSSIPDFAKPRMTPSRQPSSAAVSTDSKGQHSDSKGEHNTGPDSKRQQGTRSDKGQQDIRSYSKVQHSIKSDNKGQKDIRSYSKGQHSSSSDSKGQHSGSSDSKGQHSGSSDSKGQNSGSSDSKGQNSGSSDSKGQRSTGIDSNGQHRTAHCSSFESSTSPTETVVDLTDTAASPLDTSTEVMAGASVPDNGNKKENAESHSSRDEKAPSRSRHETSARATEVSMEEHEMTGPSDIFEEGPSASHTDAPVTAEISRTGQSTGKSGAGPSMASPPTVTSTSTPCFVRSGQQEGPSRPWGVSWKTFRIYLQVLISYALDSSFLDDIEEESDMYFLDAIETVDTKVKEAKDRVMQNVTFDPEYKAVVEKYPYLQVVSNSNLGNQTCQACLTTRQATQTLKLHGRPYSRSTLMMERLSEKGTKMSSVCQMCGNAAQTFHQLYHLKYRLFRKCENKVMAVNRSRAVSSEEDNTVRHILSDMEWISQLHEDLENWLARAQQN